From Microbacterium invictum, the proteins below share one genomic window:
- a CDS encoding FAD-dependent oxidoreductase, with the protein MTKLRLAIVGAGPAGIYAADILLKAERKFEVAIDLFDQLPAPYGLVRYGVAPDHPRIKGIITALRDVLDRGDIRIFGNVHFGTDLTLDDLKQHYHAVIFATGAIRDADLDIPGTDAVGSYGAADFVSWYDGHPDFPREWPLEAESVGVVGNGNVALDVARLLAKHAEDLLPTEIPQNVFEGLQASPVTDVHVFGRRGPAQVKFTPLELRELGELRDVDMVVYDEDFDYDEASKSAIASNKQVMVIDRILQSWRQRPSVNNSGGQASRRLHLHFYAKPVELRKDADGRAAALVYERTRPDGEGGVVGTGELREVALQGLYRAVGYFGSPLPGVPFDKRHGVIPNREGQVLHKESNERVPGVYATGWIKRGPVGLIGHTKSDAMETISHLINDQGSWWDPADPSPDAIPALLAERGVAWTDLDGWHRLDEHEIALGEPLERARIKVVDRDEMVKISRGE; encoded by the coding sequence ATGACCAAGCTGAGGCTGGCCATCGTCGGCGCCGGACCCGCCGGCATCTACGCCGCGGACATCCTGCTCAAAGCGGAGCGCAAGTTCGAGGTCGCGATCGACCTGTTCGACCAGCTGCCCGCACCGTACGGGCTCGTGCGCTACGGCGTGGCACCCGACCACCCGCGCATCAAGGGCATCATCACGGCGCTGCGCGACGTGCTCGACCGCGGTGACATCCGCATCTTCGGCAACGTGCACTTCGGCACCGACCTCACGCTCGACGACTTGAAGCAGCATTATCACGCGGTGATCTTCGCCACCGGTGCGATCCGCGACGCCGACCTCGACATCCCCGGGACGGATGCCGTCGGCTCGTACGGCGCGGCGGACTTCGTGAGCTGGTACGACGGGCACCCCGACTTCCCGCGCGAGTGGCCGCTCGAGGCCGAGTCGGTCGGCGTCGTCGGCAACGGCAACGTCGCACTCGACGTGGCGCGGCTGCTCGCCAAGCACGCCGAGGACCTGCTGCCCACCGAGATCCCTCAGAACGTGTTCGAGGGTCTGCAGGCCTCGCCCGTCACCGACGTGCACGTGTTCGGCCGGCGCGGCCCCGCGCAGGTCAAGTTCACCCCGCTCGAACTGCGCGAGCTCGGCGAGCTGCGCGACGTCGACATGGTCGTCTACGACGAGGACTTCGACTACGACGAAGCCTCCAAGTCCGCAATCGCATCGAACAAACAGGTCATGGTCATCGACCGGATCCTGCAGTCGTGGCGCCAGCGGCCGAGCGTCAACAACTCCGGGGGTCAGGCCAGCCGTCGCCTGCACCTGCACTTCTACGCCAAGCCGGTCGAGCTCCGCAAAGATGCCGATGGCCGCGCGGCGGCGCTCGTCTATGAGCGCACGCGGCCCGACGGCGAGGGGGGCGTGGTCGGCACCGGTGAACTGCGCGAGGTCGCGCTGCAGGGGCTGTACCGGGCGGTCGGCTACTTCGGATCGCCGCTGCCCGGCGTGCCCTTCGACAAAAGGCACGGCGTCATCCCGAACCGTGAGGGCCAGGTGCTGCACAAGGAGTCGAACGAGCGCGTGCCCGGGGTTTACGCCACCGGCTGGATCAAGCGCGGCCCGGTCGGTCTCATCGGGCACACCAAGTCCGACGCGATGGAGACCATCAGCCATCTCATCAACGACCAGGGCTCATGGTGGGACCCGGCAGATCCGTCGCCCGACGCGATCCCGGCGCTTCTCGCAGAGCGCGGTGTCGCATGGACCGACCTCGACGGCTGGCACCGGCTCGACGAGCACGAGATCGCGCTCGGCGAGCCGCTCGAGCGCGCGCGGATCAAGGTCGTCGACCGCGACGAGATGGTGAAGATCTCGCGCGGAGAGTGA
- a CDS encoding alpha/beta hydrolase, with product MTAEWIPDVLGAPFQQLTLELDADVDGPVAATLVRRRPHALGALVRPLRDVDVLYVHGWSDYFFQTALAEFWNGLGARFYALDLRKYGRSLRPGQTPGYISSLDDYDADIDAALAAMPGRAGRPLVLMGHSTGGLTLTLWAARHPGVASALVLNSPWLELQTGAFARQALTPLVHARARLDPLGAQPAVDLGFYTRAQRELETLPTGHEDWRPERGFSTHPGWLAAVIAGHAKVAAGVDVGCPALVLLSTTSVQPFAWSEAMTSADAVLTVDDIARAATRIGRDVTLARIDGAIHDVFLSRPAARDAAYAALRRWVLRGALER from the coding sequence ATGACCGCCGAGTGGATCCCCGATGTGCTCGGCGCTCCGTTCCAGCAGCTCACGCTCGAGCTGGATGCCGATGTCGACGGGCCGGTCGCCGCCACCCTCGTGCGCCGGCGCCCGCACGCGTTGGGCGCGCTCGTCCGGCCGCTGCGCGACGTCGACGTGCTGTACGTGCACGGCTGGTCGGACTACTTCTTCCAGACCGCGCTGGCCGAGTTCTGGAACGGTCTGGGCGCCCGGTTCTACGCGCTGGACCTGCGCAAGTACGGCCGGAGCCTGAGGCCCGGGCAGACACCCGGCTACATCTCATCCCTCGACGACTACGACGCCGACATCGACGCCGCGCTGGCTGCGATGCCCGGCCGCGCCGGGCGCCCTCTGGTGCTCATGGGACACTCCACCGGAGGGCTCACGCTGACGCTGTGGGCCGCGCGCCACCCCGGCGTCGCGTCGGCGCTGGTGCTGAACAGCCCCTGGCTCGAGCTGCAGACCGGCGCGTTCGCGCGGCAGGCGCTCACACCGCTCGTGCACGCGCGCGCCCGTCTCGATCCGCTCGGGGCGCAGCCGGCCGTCGACCTCGGCTTCTACACGCGGGCGCAGCGCGAGCTGGAGACGCTGCCGACAGGCCACGAGGACTGGCGGCCCGAACGGGGGTTCTCCACGCACCCCGGGTGGCTGGCGGCGGTCATCGCCGGGCACGCCAAAGTCGCGGCGGGAGTCGACGTGGGGTGCCCGGCCCTCGTGCTGCTGTCCACGACATCCGTCCAGCCGTTCGCCTGGTCGGAGGCGATGACCTCGGCCGACGCGGTGCTCACCGTGGACGACATCGCCCGGGCGGCCACCCGCATCGGCCGCGACGTCACCCTGGCGCGCATCGATGGCGCGATCCACGACGTGTTCCTCTCGCGCCCGGCCGCCCGCGATGCCGCCTACGCCGCCCTGCGTCGCTGGGTGCTGCGCGGTGCGCTGGAACGCTGA
- a CDS encoding YajQ family cyclic di-GMP-binding protein, which translates to MADSSFDIVSKIDRQEADNALNQARKEVEQRYDFKGTDAAIEWSGEAILIKANTEERAKAVLDVFQSKLIKRGISLKSLETGDPVAGSKEYRITSTLKEGISQENAKKIGKIIRDEGPKSVKSQIQGDELRVQSKSRDDLQEVQRLLKAADLDVDLQFINYR; encoded by the coding sequence ATGGCTGACTCCTCGTTCGACATCGTCTCCAAAATCGACCGGCAAGAGGCGGACAACGCCCTCAACCAGGCCCGCAAAGAGGTCGAGCAGCGCTATGACTTCAAGGGAACCGACGCCGCCATCGAGTGGAGCGGCGAAGCGATCCTCATCAAGGCGAACACCGAAGAGCGTGCGAAGGCGGTGCTCGACGTGTTCCAGTCGAAGCTCATCAAGCGCGGCATCTCGCTGAAGAGCCTCGAGACGGGCGATCCGGTCGCCGGCTCGAAGGAGTACCGCATCACGTCGACGCTCAAAGAGGGCATCTCGCAGGAGAACGCGAAGAAGATCGGCAAGATCATCCGCGACGAGGGTCCCAAGTCGGTGAAGTCGCAGATCCAGGGCGACGAACTGCGCGTGCAGTCCAAGTCTCGCGACGACCTGCAAGAGGTGCAGCGTCTGCTGAAGGCCGCCGACCTCGACGTCGATCTCCAGTTCATCAACTACCGCTGA
- a CDS encoding FBP domain-containing protein: MQALTEELVRAALINASPEERDRLAVPPDFRFLDWDHIDFYAWRDPHSRGRGYIVADLAEGPVGVLMRATDAGGRAHPAMCNLCHAMQPGDQVALFTARRAGDAGARGDSVGTYICADLSCHENVRLAAPLAPNEVRASVDRRIDGTRHRIESFVERIAAAS, from the coding sequence ATGCAGGCGCTGACCGAAGAACTGGTGCGCGCGGCCCTGATCAATGCGTCGCCCGAGGAGCGCGACCGGCTCGCCGTGCCACCCGACTTCCGATTCCTCGACTGGGACCACATCGACTTCTACGCGTGGCGCGATCCGCACTCCCGCGGCCGCGGCTACATCGTGGCCGATCTCGCCGAGGGGCCGGTGGGCGTGCTGATGCGGGCGACGGATGCCGGTGGGCGCGCACACCCGGCCATGTGCAATCTCTGTCATGCGATGCAGCCCGGCGATCAGGTGGCGCTGTTCACCGCACGCAGGGCGGGGGATGCCGGTGCGCGCGGCGACAGTGTCGGCACCTACATCTGCGCCGATCTGTCATGCCACGAGAACGTCCGGCTCGCGGCTCCGCTCGCGCCGAACGAGGTCCGTGCCAGCGTGGACCGCCGGATCGACGGCACACGGCACCGCATCGAATCGTTCGTGGAACGCATCGCCGCGGCATCCTGA
- a CDS encoding phytoene desaturase family protein, translating to MSDRYDAVIVGGGHNALVSAAYLAQAGHRVVVLERLETLGGAAVSQSPWPGVDARLSRYSYLVSLLPQTIVADLGLELTLRRRRYSSYTPDPTDPARGILIDTMDAAATAAGFARTTGDGAEAERFARFGARLRPFAEAVFPTMNGALPRAEDLRARVGDDALWESLTAVPLGELIRSSLESDIARGIALTDGLIGTFAAADDPSLRQNRCFAYHVIGGGTGDWDVPVGGMGTVSAALEQAARRAGAELRTGATVTAVSPDGEVRLASGRTVHGRVVLSGVGPAVLAELVRAAGADAAPVAPPEGAQLKVNMLLRRLPRLRDDSVAPEAAFAGTFHVNETFTQLDAAYDVAERGEIADPLPAEIYCHSLTDPTILGAGLRASGAHTLTLFGLHVPHRLTRGADPDALRTDLLAAATRSLDAVLAEPLADCLYEAPDGSPCIEARTTADLERSLGMAGGDIFHGDLSWPWAGDDEPMDTAAQRWGVATEHDRVLICGTGARRGGAVSGIGGHNAAMAARELLAR from the coding sequence ATGAGCGACCGATACGACGCCGTCATCGTCGGCGGCGGCCACAACGCCCTCGTCAGCGCTGCCTATCTCGCCCAGGCCGGCCATCGTGTGGTCGTGCTGGAGCGTCTGGAGACGCTCGGGGGCGCCGCCGTGTCGCAGAGCCCATGGCCAGGAGTCGACGCGCGCCTGTCGCGGTACTCGTACCTCGTGAGCCTGCTGCCGCAGACCATCGTCGCCGACCTCGGCCTCGAGCTGACGCTGCGACGACGCCGCTACTCCTCCTACACGCCCGACCCGACCGACCCGGCGCGGGGGATCCTCATCGACACGATGGATGCCGCAGCCACCGCCGCCGGCTTCGCTCGCACGACGGGGGACGGCGCTGAAGCCGAGCGGTTCGCGCGGTTCGGCGCGCGGTTGCGCCCGTTCGCCGAGGCCGTGTTCCCCACCATGAACGGCGCACTTCCCCGTGCCGAGGATCTGCGCGCGCGCGTCGGCGACGACGCCCTGTGGGAGTCGCTGACCGCCGTGCCGCTGGGCGAGCTGATCCGCTCGTCCCTGGAGTCCGACATCGCTCGCGGCATCGCCCTCACCGACGGTCTGATCGGCACGTTCGCCGCGGCCGATGATCCGTCGCTGCGACAGAACCGGTGCTTCGCGTACCACGTGATCGGCGGCGGAACGGGCGACTGGGACGTGCCGGTGGGTGGCATGGGCACGGTCAGCGCGGCGCTCGAGCAAGCGGCGCGCCGTGCGGGTGCCGAGCTGCGCACCGGCGCGACGGTGACGGCTGTTTCACCCGACGGCGAGGTGCGGCTCGCATCGGGTCGCACTGTGCACGGCCGCGTCGTGCTGAGCGGTGTCGGTCCTGCCGTGCTGGCGGAGCTGGTGCGTGCGGCGGGGGCGGATGCCGCGCCGGTGGCCCCGCCGGAGGGCGCGCAGCTGAAGGTCAACATGCTGCTGCGTCGGCTGCCCCGGCTGCGCGATGACAGCGTGGCGCCCGAGGCGGCGTTCGCCGGGACGTTCCATGTCAACGAGACGTTCACCCAGCTCGACGCGGCGTACGACGTCGCAGAACGCGGCGAAATCGCCGACCCTCTGCCCGCGGAGATCTACTGCCACTCGCTGACCGATCCGACGATCCTGGGCGCCGGTCTGCGCGCCTCGGGCGCCCACACGCTGACACTGTTCGGCCTGCACGTGCCCCACCGGCTCACCCGCGGTGCCGATCCGGATGCGCTTCGCACCGATCTGCTGGCCGCGGCGACGCGTTCACTGGACGCGGTGCTGGCCGAGCCGCTGGCCGACTGCCTGTACGAGGCGCCGGACGGGTCACCGTGCATCGAGGCGCGGACGACGGCAGACCTCGAGCGGTCGCTGGGCATGGCCGGCGGCGACATCTTCCACGGCGACCTGTCCTGGCCGTGGGCCGGCGACGACGAGCCGATGGACACCGCGGCGCAGCGCTGGGGTGTCGCCACCGAGCACGACCGGGTCCTCATATGCGGGACGGGCGCCCGGCGCGGCGGCGCAGTCAGCGGGATCGGCGGGCACAACGCGGCCATGGCCGCGCGCGAACTGCTCGCCCGCTGA
- a CDS encoding inositol monophosphatase family protein → MVDPHELLTLAVDIAREAGALARTRRGEGVAIAATKSALADIVTDADREVEALIRARLAGARPGDGFLGEETDAERGTSGVTWVVDPIDGTVNYAYGIAHYAVSIAAVTGEPVSAKWMPVAGAVYDPSLDEMFSASLGGGAWLGETRLAVGAPSPAGALLATGFGYDPATHEGDLARVRRVMPLARDLRRAGAASLDLAYVAAGRLDGYFERGLHPWDHAAGGLLVTEAGGRIGGQPGDAPGRDMTIAAGPELYEQISEAVYR, encoded by the coding sequence ATGGTGGATCCGCACGAGCTTCTCACTCTGGCCGTCGACATCGCGCGCGAAGCGGGGGCGCTCGCGCGTACCCGACGCGGCGAGGGCGTCGCGATCGCCGCGACCAAGTCGGCGCTCGCCGACATCGTCACCGACGCCGACCGCGAGGTCGAGGCGCTCATCCGCGCGCGATTGGCCGGCGCCCGCCCCGGAGACGGCTTCCTCGGCGAGGAGACCGACGCCGAGCGCGGCACGAGCGGGGTCACCTGGGTCGTCGACCCCATCGACGGCACCGTCAACTACGCCTACGGCATTGCGCACTACGCCGTCAGCATCGCCGCGGTGACGGGGGAGCCCGTCTCTGCGAAGTGGATGCCGGTTGCCGGGGCCGTGTACGACCCGAGCCTCGACGAGATGTTCTCCGCCTCGCTCGGGGGCGGGGCATGGCTGGGTGAGACGAGGCTGGCGGTGGGAGCGCCGTCGCCGGCGGGCGCGCTCCTGGCCACCGGGTTCGGATACGACCCCGCGACGCACGAGGGCGATCTCGCGCGGGTGCGTCGCGTGATGCCGCTCGCCCGCGACCTGCGCCGGGCCGGTGCCGCGTCGCTCGATCTCGCATACGTCGCGGCCGGCCGGCTCGACGGCTACTTCGAACGCGGGCTGCATCCGTGGGACCACGCAGCCGGGGGACTGCTCGTCACCGAGGCCGGCGGACGCATCGGCGGACAGCCCGGTGACGCACCCGGGCGGGACATGACCATCGCTGCCGGGCCGGAACTTTACGAACAGATTTCAGAAGCGGTATATCGGTAG
- a CDS encoding peptidoglycan DD-metalloendopeptidase family protein translates to MALEGAEVPVESTGQAEPAGLVEIPALAETALVVGVTAALAHMATAEEAPLTRAELRRRRAAQAETAAPQSIETAAEVPPLEPASPIEPMRAIQAAALVSLPALAAAEAAEPVRAIAAPNRLEAIASIDAPTATAAEQLAGTAFAAVGTDPTCIDDFDFSAQLFAFTGETPVQVAAAALAEETQEVPEVHTAPRHRRLNGRIALKRLAGVSFSMFVMSAVGLLAIGTTTPASIAAAVGETSADITVVAPKSATVIEDDEIQAYVAASDLTADALDRTEKYDVASMADIAADSGVTHFAGTWVNDPAAAIQWPFPVGVPVSAAYGSASYLAQFSSPHHGVDLAPGAGAEVHVIADGTVRLATEGGGDYGVNVIVDHVVDGQLVSTRYAHMQYGSLRVSAGDTVSVGDVLGKVGSTGKATGPHLHFEVLVNGSTRIDPYTWMQQHTTS, encoded by the coding sequence GTGGCGCTCGAGGGTGCGGAGGTACCGGTGGAGTCGACCGGTCAGGCCGAGCCGGCGGGGCTCGTCGAGATCCCTGCCCTGGCCGAGACGGCGCTCGTGGTCGGCGTGACCGCTGCGCTCGCGCACATGGCGACCGCCGAAGAGGCGCCGCTGACCCGCGCCGAGTTGCGTCGCCGGCGTGCAGCGCAAGCCGAGACGGCCGCACCTCAGAGCATCGAGACCGCCGCCGAGGTGCCTCCGCTCGAACCGGCGTCCCCGATCGAGCCGATGCGCGCCATCCAGGCCGCCGCGCTCGTCTCCCTGCCTGCGCTGGCCGCCGCTGAGGCAGCGGAGCCGGTGCGCGCGATCGCCGCGCCGAACCGGCTCGAGGCGATCGCGTCCATCGATGCTCCCACGGCGACCGCGGCCGAACAGCTCGCCGGCACCGCCTTCGCCGCGGTCGGCACCGATCCGACCTGTATCGACGACTTCGACTTCTCCGCACAGCTCTTCGCCTTCACCGGCGAGACGCCCGTGCAGGTGGCCGCCGCCGCGCTGGCCGAGGAGACCCAGGAGGTGCCCGAGGTCCACACCGCACCTCGGCATCGTCGCCTGAACGGCCGCATCGCGCTGAAGCGCCTTGCCGGAGTGTCGTTCTCGATGTTCGTGATGAGCGCGGTCGGCCTGCTGGCCATCGGCACGACGACACCGGCATCCATCGCCGCCGCCGTCGGCGAGACGAGCGCCGACATCACCGTCGTGGCGCCGAAGTCGGCCACCGTCATCGAAGACGACGAGATCCAGGCGTATGTCGCGGCATCCGACCTCACGGCAGACGCCCTCGACCGCACCGAGAAGTACGATGTCGCGTCGATGGCCGACATCGCCGCCGACTCCGGCGTCACCCACTTCGCCGGCACCTGGGTCAACGACCCGGCGGCGGCCATCCAGTGGCCGTTCCCGGTGGGAGTGCCGGTATCGGCCGCGTACGGCTCGGCGAGCTACCTCGCACAGTTCTCGTCGCCGCACCACGGTGTGGACCTGGCGCCCGGCGCCGGTGCCGAGGTGCACGTCATCGCCGACGGCACCGTGCGGCTGGCGACTGAGGGTGGGGGAGACTACGGCGTCAATGTCATCGTCGACCACGTGGTCGACGGCCAGCTGGTCTCGACCCGCTACGCGCACATGCAATACGGCTCACTGCGCGTGTCGGCCGGCGACACGGTGAGCGTCGGAGATGTGCTCGGAAAAGTGGGCAGCACCGGCAAGGCGACCGGCCCTCACCTGCACTTCGAGGTGCTCGTGAACGGCAGCACCCGGATCGACCCGTACACCTGGATGCAGCAGCACACGACAAGTTGA
- a CDS encoding DUF7882 family protein, whose translation MGTIYYGGSATPIHIEDRALAHLKVVIATKLRRGESFTVSWQHPDDQPRGRSAIWLHPSIPLRFVFDDPESTELSRKWIEELADSANSSGGIMLVAEHMDVGPGEADDPAPQEVHVVAT comes from the coding sequence GTGGGCACTATCTATTACGGCGGCTCGGCCACGCCTATTCACATCGAGGATCGCGCCCTCGCGCACCTCAAGGTGGTCATCGCCACCAAGCTGCGTCGCGGCGAGAGCTTCACGGTCTCGTGGCAGCACCCCGACGATCAGCCGCGCGGCCGCAGCGCGATCTGGCTGCACCCGTCGATCCCGCTGCGGTTCGTCTTCGACGACCCCGAGTCGACCGAACTCAGCCGGAAGTGGATCGAAGAGCTCGCCGACTCGGCGAACTCGTCGGGCGGGATCATGCTGGTCGCCGAGCACATGGACGTCGGACCGGGTGAAGCCGATGACCCCGCGCCGCAGGAAGTCCACGTCGTCGCGACGTAA
- a CDS encoding sulfite exporter TauE/SafE family protein: MTNVAPRPARTPRFFLTCIGIGLAAGLMSGLFGVGGGTIIVPLLVMFLHFDQRLAAGTSLAAIVPTATVGVISYAVHGSVAWIPALILAAGAVVGAQVGTWLLARLSQNVLRWGFVGFLVVVIVMLFVVVPSRDADLPLNWITIIGLVVLGVITGVLAGLLGVGGGVIVVPALMLLFGTSDLVAKGTSLLMMIPTAISGTVGNLQRRNVDLLAAALVGGAACVTTALGAVIATRIDPFTGNVLFALFMTYVAVQMAIRAIKAGRSR; encoded by the coding sequence ATGACGAACGTCGCGCCGCGCCCCGCGCGCACCCCGCGATTCTTTCTCACGTGCATCGGCATCGGACTGGCCGCCGGCCTCATGTCGGGCCTGTTCGGCGTCGGCGGCGGCACGATCATCGTTCCGCTGCTGGTGATGTTCCTCCACTTCGACCAGCGCCTCGCCGCCGGAACCTCGCTCGCGGCGATCGTCCCGACTGCGACGGTCGGGGTCATCTCCTACGCGGTCCACGGCTCCGTCGCCTGGATCCCGGCGCTCATCCTCGCCGCCGGCGCCGTCGTCGGCGCGCAGGTCGGCACATGGCTGCTCGCGCGACTGTCGCAGAACGTCCTGCGCTGGGGGTTCGTCGGCTTCCTCGTCGTCGTCATCGTCATGCTCTTCGTCGTCGTGCCCTCCCGCGACGCCGACCTGCCGCTGAACTGGATCACCATCATCGGACTCGTCGTGCTCGGCGTCATCACCGGCGTCCTGGCGGGACTGCTGGGCGTCGGCGGCGGCGTCATCGTGGTCCCTGCGCTCATGCTGCTGTTCGGCACGAGCGACCTGGTCGCCAAGGGCACCTCGCTGCTGATGATGATCCCCACAGCGATCTCGGGCACCGTCGGCAACCTGCAGCGCCGCAACGTCGACCTGCTCGCGGCGGCTCTCGTCGGCGGCGCCGCCTGCGTCACCACCGCGCTCGGCGCCGTGATCGCCACCCGCATCGATCCGTTCACCGGCAACGTGCTGTTCGCCCTGTTCATGACCTACGTAGCCGTGCAGATGGCCATCCGCGCGATCAAGGCCGGTCGCTCCCGCTGA
- a CDS encoding FAS1-like dehydratase domain-containing protein, which yields MSVNPELVGRDFPPTAPYLVGREKVREFSRAVFATDPQHLDPAAAQALGYADVVAPPTFAMVVQDLTLQQLLSEPDSGIALERTVHAEQRFRYTRPIVAGDELTAQLRITGIRPFGKGAMVTSEAEMMDAGGAHVVTATSVLLIGGEDA from the coding sequence GTGTCCGTGAACCCTGAGCTGGTGGGCCGTGACTTCCCGCCCACCGCCCCGTACCTCGTCGGCCGTGAAAAGGTGCGCGAGTTCTCCCGCGCCGTCTTCGCCACCGACCCGCAGCATCTCGACCCCGCCGCCGCGCAGGCGCTCGGCTACGCCGATGTGGTCGCACCGCCCACGTTCGCGATGGTCGTCCAGGACCTCACGCTGCAGCAGCTCCTGTCCGAGCCCGACTCGGGCATCGCCCTCGAGCGCACGGTGCACGCCGAGCAGCGCTTCCGGTACACGCGCCCGATCGTCGCGGGCGATGAGCTGACCGCGCAGCTGCGCATCACCGGCATCCGTCCCTTCGGAAAGGGAGCCATGGTCACGAGTGAGGCAGAGATGATGGATGCCGGGGGCGCGCACGTCGTGACCGCGACCTCTGTGCTGCTGATCGGCGGTGAAGACGCATGA
- a CDS encoding MaoC/PaaZ C-terminal domain-containing protein, whose translation MTALEIGVVVAQRDVHLTRESLVRYAGASGDFNPIHYRDDVATRVGLPGVLAHGMLTMGLAVETIVPWLGDAGRIVEYGVRFTRPVVVDVEAGADLTVVAKVGAVDDETARIDLTVTHGETTVLGKAQVRVRLAA comes from the coding sequence ATGACCGCGCTCGAGATCGGCGTCGTCGTCGCGCAGCGCGATGTGCACCTGACCCGCGAGTCGCTCGTCCGCTACGCGGGTGCGTCCGGCGACTTCAACCCCATCCACTACCGCGACGACGTGGCGACCCGCGTCGGCCTGCCGGGTGTCCTCGCACACGGCATGCTCACGATGGGCCTGGCCGTTGAGACGATCGTCCCGTGGCTGGGTGATGCCGGCCGCATCGTGGAGTACGGGGTGCGCTTCACGCGTCCCGTCGTCGTCGACGTCGAAGCCGGCGCCGACCTCACCGTCGTCGCCAAGGTCGGCGCCGTGGACGACGAGACCGCCCGCATCGACCTGACCGTCACCCATGGCGAGACCACCGTCCTCGGCAAGGCGCAGGTCCGCGTCCGGCTCGCCGCCTGA
- a CDS encoding UDP-N-acetylmuramate dehydrogenase: MPEISPRPLAELTTLRTGGTPDRMVEAQTTGEVVAALRDVWATGEPWLVVGGGSNLLIGDEPFDGTVVLVRTTGIERLESPCDGFARLRVQAGHEWDDLVAFAVREGLGGISAMSGIPGTVGAAPVQNVGAYGQEIVQTLVEVDLIDEATGEVSTVPASELGLGFRTSVLKHHYGSVPARSAVILSVTLDLPVIGAGATTVPGDQLRAALGLAPDDAVTLQWIRETVLATRARKGMVLDADDPDTYSAGSFFQNAIVTAPFARTLPDECPRWPMAPDLDPVVVIPLEEYTGLVAPPTSSEPDVKVSAAWLIEHSGLRKGFKLPRSRAGLSTKHALALTNRGGASAGELAQLARFIQQRVQAEFGLILQPEPVLIGVEL, translated from the coding sequence ATGCCCGAGATCAGTCCGCGGCCGCTGGCCGAACTGACCACCCTGCGCACGGGCGGCACGCCCGACCGCATGGTCGAGGCGCAGACGACCGGCGAGGTCGTCGCGGCGCTGCGCGATGTCTGGGCCACGGGCGAACCGTGGCTCGTGGTCGGTGGCGGCTCCAACCTGCTCATCGGCGACGAGCCGTTCGACGGCACCGTGGTCCTCGTCCGCACGACGGGCATTGAGCGTCTGGAATCGCCCTGCGACGGCTTCGCGCGGCTGCGGGTGCAGGCCGGACACGAATGGGATGACCTGGTCGCCTTCGCGGTGCGCGAGGGCCTCGGCGGCATCTCGGCCATGTCCGGCATTCCCGGCACCGTCGGCGCCGCCCCGGTGCAGAACGTCGGAGCGTACGGGCAGGAGATCGTCCAGACGCTCGTCGAGGTCGACCTCATCGACGAGGCCACCGGCGAGGTGTCGACGGTCCCGGCATCCGAGCTCGGACTCGGCTTCCGCACCTCGGTGCTCAAGCACCACTACGGGTCGGTGCCGGCGAGGTCTGCGGTGATCCTGTCGGTCACGCTCGATCTGCCGGTGATCGGCGCCGGGGCGACCACCGTGCCCGGCGACCAGCTGCGCGCCGCGCTCGGGCTCGCGCCCGACGACGCCGTGACCCTCCAGTGGATCCGCGAGACGGTGCTCGCGACACGGGCGCGCAAGGGCATGGTGCTCGACGCGGATGACCCCGACACGTACAGTGCGGGATCGTTCTTCCAGAACGCGATCGTCACGGCCCCGTTCGCACGGACGCTTCCCGACGAGTGCCCGCGCTGGCCGATGGCCCCCGACCTCGACCCGGTCGTGGTGATCCCGCTCGAGGAGTACACCGGCCTGGTCGCGCCGCCCACGTCGTCCGAGCCGGACGTCAAGGTCAGCGCCGCGTGGCTCATCGAGCACTCCGGACTGCGCAAGGGCTTCAAGCTGCCGCGCTCGCGGGCCGGGCTGTCGACCAAGCACGCGCTGGCGCTGACCAACCGCGGGGGCGCTTCGGCCGGCGAGCTCGCACAGCTGGCGCGGTTCATCCAGCAGCGCGTTCAAGCCGAATTCGGGCTCATCCTGCAGCCCGAGCCCGTGCTCATCGGCGTCGAGCTGTAG